A stretch of Pyrenophora tritici-repentis strain M4 chromosome 7, whole genome shotgun sequence DNA encodes these proteins:
- a CDS encoding SPS1, Serine-threonine protein kinase: MRFKKDLLKTASSLASIDVDYASLEYLAVGGSGTIYAINSARILKEFDDAGIHMERRVSQRLGSDHVNIVRCLGQTRDGKGLVYERGRSVREVLRGGNGSDGGDSGIPLETRAAWLIEAAEGTQYMHDQGIIHADTGCHNWIIVGEHLKIIDFEGSSLDGGDAAASYEWFSYKESSPRISVKTDIFAFGCAVYEVVAGKQPYDKLIVFEDRMLRAKKLYAEGQFPHVEGLPLGGLMLAFWKACFDSMQQVVRELQVAGVADTSDVDYDYGDVGIREVKQPTSSYRSYPADVPKSQNNRHNAFFTLTSRYVPSI, from the coding sequence ATGCGCTTCAAGAAAGATTTGCTGAAAACAGCGTCGTCCTTAGCGTCTATAGATGTGGACTATGCGAGTCTTGAATATCTTGCCGTGGGGGGATCAGGCACAATCTACGCGATTAATTCGGCTCGGATACTAAAGGAGTTCGACGACGCGGGAATTCATATGGAGCGACGCGTATCGCAACGTCTAGGTTCCGACCATGTCAACATTGTGCGTTGTCTGGGCCAAACACGCGATGGCAAGGGGCTTGTTTACGAGCGAGGGAGAAGCGTGCGCGAGGTACTGAGAGGGGGGAATGGGAGCGACGGGGGAGATTCGGGCATCCCACTCGAGACGAGGGCTGCATGGTTGATTGAAGCCGCAGAGGGGACGCAGTATATGCACGACCAGGGCATTATTCACGCGGATACTGGATGTCATAATTGGATTATAGTTGGCGAGCATCTAAAGATCATCGACTTTGAAGGTAGTAGCCTCGACGGAGGAGATGCAGCGGCGTCTTATGAGTGGTTTAGTTACAAGGAATCTTCTCCGCGCATCAGCGTTAAGACGGATATCTTCGCTTTTGGCTGCGCTGTGTATGAAGTCGTTGCAGGTAAGCAACCATACGACAAATTGATTGTATTTGAGGATCGGATGCTGCGTGCTAAGAAGTTGTATGCTGAGGGACAATTTCCGCACGTTGAAGGCTTGCCGTTGGGGGGGTTGATGCTGGCTTTTTGGAAGGCGTGTTTCGATTCTATGCAGCAGGTTGTAAGGGAACTTCAGGTGGCTGGTGTGGCAGATACTAGTGATGTAGACTATGACTACGGAGATGTGGGCATTAGAGAAGTCAAACAACCAACATCTTCATACCGCTCTTACCCAGCAGATGTGCCTAAATCTCAAAATAACCGGCACAACGCTTTTTTTACTCTTACCTCTAGGTACGTACCAAGTATCTAA
- a CDS encoding Trichoplein multi-domain protein — MSCINAAIEAIESRDPGDKFTYSEVARRFGVDRSTLSRRHQQIRGSNEAKSRNQQLLHPHQELQLLEHIDELTEAGLPPTRTMIQNFASAIAGRATSQSWVTRFFHRHPDAIISRWSTGLDRNRHRADSVYKYESYFDLLSTKMAQHHIRAQDVYNMDEKGFLIGVTGRSKRVFSKQKYETGGFKKVIQDGNRDWITVIAAICADGSTLPPAIIYEATSGNMYARWVDDIAIDDPVYVTSSPSGWTNDQVGLAWLEQVFDRHTKEKAGNHTRLLILDGHGSHVTMEFIDYAIAHNIMLLILPPHSTHTLQPLDVVMFKPLAAAYSLSLQHYLQASHGLLAVRKDDFYRLFKPAWDSSFIKKHALKAFKATGIAPIDPEVVLKKFRKSTLTAPPPLVNVSRATITNLINQAYDPSSIAANNLSEILLRLQAAKEIAEYEKDALRAALHVHQKPRNRHEPPLDLQQRKAFHSGAVWWSPCKLREARFRQLVKEKEKEKELLDKIELKEAKENNRIYQLKIKEAARAAREEAKKVRDEAKAVKAAELDAKRRDRDAAKAIQQPQSGKRKASKPAAKQQPKKRRVGGAGGGTLAEVAAPAPPPTTTRRGRAVNTPAKYR, encoded by the coding sequence atgagttgtatcaacgctgcgattgaagctattgaatcgcgtgatcccggagataaatttacatactctgaggttgcgcgccgctttggtgttgatcgctctacgttgtcgcgacgccatcaacagatccggggctcaaatgaagccaaatcacgtaatcagcaactccttcacccacaccaggagctacagcttctagagcacattgacgagcttactgaggctggcttaccaccgacgaggactatgatccagaactttgctagtgctatagccggaagggctacctcccaaagctgggtgacgcgcttctttcaccgtcatcccgacgcgattatatcacgttggtcaactggtttggaccgcaatcgccaccgggctgattctgtatacaagtacgagtcgtactttgatctactatctactaaaatggctcagcaccatattcgggcgcaggatgtatataatatggatgagaagggattccttattggagtgacggggaggagtaagagagtgtttagtaagcagaaatatgagactgggggctttaagaaagtgatacaggacggcaacagagattggatcactgttatcgctgctatatgtgctgatgggagtacgttaccgcccgcgattatatacgaagctacttcgggcaacatgtacgccagatgggttgatgatatcgcaattgacgatccagtctacgttacctcaagtccctcagggtggaccaatgatcaggtaggcctggcatggctcgaacaggtgtttgatcgccatacgaaggagaaggccggcaatcacacacgcttactcatccttgacggccatgggagtcacgttactatggagtttattgactATGCGATCGCCCACAATATTATGTTACTCATACTACCCCCCCATAGTACCCAtacgctgcagccactcgatgtggtaatgttcaaacctctggcagccgcgtactcactcagcttgcagcactacctccaggcgagccacggtctcttagctgtgaggaaggatgacttctaccgtcttttcaagcctgcctgggactcctctttcattaagaagcacgcgttgaaggcatttaaagccactgggatagctcctatagatcccgaagtagtacttaaaaagttccgaaagtcaacactaacagcaccgccgccactagtgaacgtgagtagagctactatcacgaacctcattaatcaggcctacgatccgagctctattgcggccaacaacctctcagaaatactcctccgcctccaggctgccaaagagatcgccgagtacgagaaggacgcactgcgcgcggcgctacacgttcaccagaagccccgcaatcggcacgaacctcccctagatctacagcagcgaaaagcgttccattcaggggcagtttggtggtcgccgtgcaagcttcgagaggcccgcttcaggcagctagtgaaggagaaggagaaggagaaagagctacttgataagatagagttgaaagaggcaaaggagaacaacaggatctatcaacttaagatcaaagaggcagcgcgggcggcgcgtgaggaggcaaagaaggtgcgggatgaagccaaggctgtaaaggctgccgaacttgacgccaaacgacgcgatcgcgacgctgcaaaggctatacaacaaccccaatcgggcaagcgtaaggcttcaaagcccgctgcaaagcaacagccaaaaaaacgacgcgtgggtggtgctggcggtggcactctggctgaggtggctgcaccggctcccccaccaacaaccacccgacgcggccgggccgtcaatactccggcaaaatatagatag